From the Buteo buteo chromosome 1, bButBut1.hap1.1, whole genome shotgun sequence genome, one window contains:
- the AREG gene encoding amphiregulin, translating into MRAVAVIAALAVLAACRLVAGSSPNATEPERRGDPGQREPEAREGEAVSGPDYEEDEEYEETLPVHQYIVDDLIRVEPVVKPKPTKRGGEKNAGKSRRKKNKGKNKKKGTPCELEYKNFCIHGECIYLEHLQMVTCKCHQDFFGERCGEQFMKTQRKNDVADYSKTVLVVVAVLLSSISFITVLIIVIVQVRKKCPQYEEKEERKKLRQENRNGHVGV; encoded by the exons ATGCGCGCTGTGGCGGTGATCGCCGCGCTGGCCGTGCTggcag CGTGCCGGCTTGTCGCCGGGTCTTCCCCCAACGCTACGGAGCCGGAGCGGCGCGGGGACCCCGGCCAGCGGGAGCCCGAGGCCCGTGAGGGTGAGGCCGTGTCGGGTCCCGATTACGAGGAGGATGAGGAGTATGAGGAGACGCTGCCCGTCCACCAGTACATCGTGGACGACTTGATCCGAG TTGAACCTGTGGTTAAACCCAAGCCAACAAAGAGGGGGGGTGAGAAGAATGCTGGCAAatcaagaaggaagaaaaacaaagggaaaaacaaaaagaaagggacTCCTTGTGAATTGGAATACAAAAACTTTTGCATCCATGGTGAATGCATATACCTAGAACATCTCCAGATGGTGACCTGCAA GTGTCATCAGGATTTTTTTGGTGAGCGCTGTGGTGAACAGTTCATGAAGACTCAAAGGAAGAATGATGTGGCAGACTACTCGAAGACTGTGTTGGTAGTGGTAGCTGTCCTGCTCTCAAGCATCAGCTTCATTACTGTACTTATCATTGTGATAGTGCA GGTCAGGAAAAAGTGTCCTCAgtatgaagagaaagaagaaaggaaaaaacttcgacaagaaaacagaaatggccATGTTGGTGTGTAA